The nucleotide window ACAGGTGTGTAGCAGGATGTCCACTGGGAACTGTAGGAAGTGAGCATGTAGCTGATATCTGACCAGCACTGTAAAATTGCAGTTTTAATTATACCCAAGCAGAGATTTCAAGAATTGTTTTGAAACTGGCCTTCTGTAGGATTAAGTCTCTGTGCTTCCTTCAAGGACTGCTGCCCTTTCCAACTGGTTTAGGTTGCTCTATCTGGTAGAAAAAATTGATGGATTCATTTGCTGGTGAATTGAAATCTGACGTGTCCTGGGCCATAGGATCTTTGTTTCTGTTCTCAAGGGAGCCTTCCGGAATCTGCCAGACAATACAGTGGTTTGTGTAGATCAAGAAGACAGGCAACTTCAGCTGGattattctgttctttctttttctgcagtgccAATATCAAATAGAAAAGTTGCCTCATCTACCACACTTTCTGCTGAGAAGGAACTTTCAAGTGCAGCACAGAATGAGATGGTTCAATCAGTTCCTGTGCCTTGCAGTGAACACTCTCCTGGGGCATATCAGAAAATGTATGAGCATGTGCAAACTCAGATGTCTCTGATAACTGGCCAACCCCCACAGAAGAGCAGTGAAATTCCTACTGTAACTCCTTCTCCTACCTCAAACCAGGGTTAGTGGAACTGTTAATGTAGAGTTGACTATTTAACTGCATGAGTTTTGCCCATGTTGCCCTGATCTATaagtgttgttttcttttaggATGTCAAAATGTTACAGTTTTGAATTGTCAGTTACCTACCTCCACATCAGCACTGTCCCTACAGCATTCAGCTAATCCCTTATCCACTCAATCAGTAAGTAAAGTTTAATTCTATCAATAAACATCGAATTAGCACTGCCTGCTTATTTATACATGTCCTTGTGTCAGTTTTCctaaagatttaaaaatcatgttaatttttttgtttaattagaATATCTTTTATGCAGGGAGTTCCTGTAGACAGTGCCAATGAATGTGTGCCAGAGATGGGAGGACCTGTGGTTTGCCCAGtggtttctgctgctcctgctgctgcacaaacaCAGTCTGGAACTGCTGTTCCTGGTGTGTTCCCCTGTACAACACTGGGAGCATCAACCCCTTCGGTGCCTGCATTGGTCCCAGCATCTTGTGCCAGAGAGATGGCCCcaagccaggagcagcaggtaaAAGAAGCAGATTTGATGCGGTGCATACAAGCCCTGTTACAATCCCATGACATGCTGAATGGCAGGACTGAACAGAGGGGCCATCATCACTGTCCTGCAAAACATGATGGCTCATGTGACACAGAGGAGGATACTCCTGAGGAGCACAGTGAGGACATGGTCAGTGAAGAAGATGAATTGGATGTATTTGATGTGTCTCCAGTGAAAGATACAAGCTGTAAGACAAGTTGTGTGAAGAAGGTTCTAAAATCTAGGAAAGAAAGTCCGGAAGAAACAGCCCATAAAGTTAGGACTGTAAAGTATCTTATGGGTGAGCTCAGAGCACTGGTAACAGATCAAGGTGAGGACACTTCCATTGTGCAGTAGAGTTATTACATACAAATAACACAAGAGCTTGATTAAAGGAGTGAGTAACTTCAGTTTCTGGAAGTTGTATGTGTCAGATGATGTGTGACGTCTTACTGTGGGTTTTCACAACTGTAAAACCTTCAGGATTCACTCTGGATaagtattaaattatttttataatattttaatcttATCGTGACAGCGAGATAAAGATTGTTGCTATTCCATATACTGAGCTTTCCCCTGAGAAGGGTCCTGGTGTAGACAGATTGCAATAGCAGCAACCTAGGCTGGTTGGAAAGATGGTGGGTTGTGTTTTATTGAGGATGTAAAGCATAGTTTTCATATTCAAGCtcaacaatttaaaataaatataaatatagttAAAGATGAAGTTTTCTTGGGTGCAAAACCCCCCAATACTATTAAATCACTTTGCCTATTGCTTAATCACATGTAAAACATTAGTTATAGTGCAGATTTATAGGTTTATGGAGTCTCTTTCTTCCCTCAATTCTTGCAGGTGACTCAGAAATGCTGAGGTTGATGAGTGAAGTAGAAGACTCGGTATCCTTGCTCCCAGCTGTGGTGGGAAGTACAAATATCCAAGCTGAAATAGCTCTGGCTTTGCAGCCTCTGCGCAGTGAGAATGCCCAGCTGCGCAGGTGGGGAGCTCCTCAGTGAGCCTGGCCTCACTGCTCGTGCACCTAAAGCATCTCTAACTGCTCTGGCTTAAATTGCCTTTGTTAAGTCTCTTCCCTTCTTGTCTGTGCAATATTTGTGAATTAGAAAGTGTGCTGGTAAGGCCATACACTCTAAAAAGCAATAATTACACACAGCATGGCTTTGATATTTTAGGAGTATCAGTTACCTCATGATGGGGCCTTTGGCTGGGGTAAATGCATCACTCTGAAAACTGCACTAGCAAGATAGCCTGCTCATGTTCTTTTTGTAGTTTATTCTCAAATGCAAAGGTGTCTCTCATTTCAGAGGATTCTCAAATAACTGGGTAGCCTTTACTTCAGAAGAGGGTTAGATGCCAGGTATTTAGCAGATACTTGGAAAGAGTCTTTTGTGTTGAAGAAGTACCAGAATGTAAGAAAAATGTGTTATTAAGGCTTCTTTATGTTTCTGAAATATTCCCTGACATTTAATTCTCAAAAGCAACTTCTCATGAAACTAAACTAAAGTGCAATCCTTTTGAGTGTATTctaatatttctgaatttgtgCTTTTTCACAATTCACATTTAGGAGACTAAGAATATTAAACCAGCAACTTAGAGATCAGGAAAGCATTGAGAAGACATCTGGAAAGAGCTGCAACTATGAATGTAAAGTACCAATAATGTTGCTTGATAGGggtatattttttaaagctttattaCCATAgatatgtaatttttaatttatatatctGTAGTTTCATATGTCTGTATGTATTGTGGCCTTTAGTGGTAGCTGAACTAAGTGGGTCTAATGCTGGAACTGCGTTTGCATGGACTGTTGGGCCTTTTTAGACTCCACAGACTAGGATTTGGCTCTTCAGCTGCCAAGCAGGTTATTTTTGCTTATGTGCctctgaaaatgaagatgaCTGATTAAATCATTAAGAAGAAAGCTTGAGCTTTATCTTgttgcaaaaaaaccctcaacccTTCTGTTACCAAAATTCATATTACcaagataatttaaaaacttaGTTTGGTTTAGAAATTCAAGGTACCACACAAAACACTTAAACattttatgttttgcttttggtAGTGGTTTCTTTGCAGTCCTTGAATATGATGCTCCAGAGTCAATTGAAAGAATCGCAGAAAGGCCTTGATTCACTGCAGGCTAAAAATGAAGAACTACTGAAAATAATAGAAagtcagaaagaagaaaataaacatcttGCAAAAGGTattcaagaaaaagaagaagaattgctagaaaagaaacagcattaTGACATTCATTCCACCAAGCTCAAGATTGGTGCGTGTTTTCAGTTTGGTTATTCTTTGTTTAGCATATTAAAAGTCAAAAGAAGTAATTGTGTAAGTTCTTGTTGACATTTCAGAAGTGGAAGAGGCGTTAGGAACTGTGAAGAGCCTTCAGTTTAagctggaagctgcagagaaagaaaataagattttggGCATAACATTACGTCAGCGTGATGCAGAAGTTAAGAGACTGAGGGAATTAACCAGGTACTATTGgctaagggttttttttacttcctgacattatttttcttttttaaaaatctttcttattcgttggggtttttgtttttttttccatcctgtgGATTATTGTAGTATCTTGATGGTGGGAGATCATATAAGCTAAAACTTCTCTTTGCAGTTCGTTTTGTTACAATGCTgctataattttgttttaaaatagagtTTGTCATATTCTGTGACTTGAATTCTGTGGTAAAGTAAAATACTATCTTCCATAACTTATGTGAAGTCTTAACTCCTAATAGCAGATCTATTAGGTCTGTAAGGATCTATTAGCCAAAAAGAACGATTGCTgtgaatttattttatcttgCTCTTTTATGCTGAAAATAGTGGCAAGCTGGGAGATATAAATAGCTTTTTGCAGCTGCATAGTGGTGTGTATCTACAATTGCTTTGGATGTGTTGTGCTGAGGAAACAAAACTGCTGTCTGCTATATTTTTAGTTGGGACTGATTGGAACAGCAGAATATTTTGAATAGACATTTCAAATGCTTCAGTAGTTTAGACAGTTCTGTGACTGCTGTCTGCTGACCACCAGGTGGTGGTAGAATGATGTCACATTacgcgtgtgtgtgtgtgtatgtgtgtgtttttgtgtaTGCTAGAGACAAATATAAATATCTAAATGTTCATCTCTTTTGATGGACAGAGCAGTAAGTTagaagaattatttcttttattatatttttttttatttagatgCAATGGGAAGAATAATTCAGAAAACCTTTCTTAGTAATTTTGGTGACTGCTTCTATCTGCTTTGTAGCAGTTTCTTTGCACCAGTTTATTTCATtgtgtgctgctcagagcaggtaCACCAGGAATAATCTGGAGAACTTCATTGGGTTGTgatatttttgttactttttagCCACAGTGAGctgaagaagaaatcaaaaaaaCTTGGAATTGGTTCacatttattctgcattttgtaACAATATCTAGAAAGTGCATTGCAACTTTGCCACAGCCTGATAAATCTAATGTTTTGTTTCTATAGAAAAGTTTTTAACTATTTATTTTGGGTGACTGATTTTGAATCTGTTTGGTTGATTTTACCCTAACAGAACCTTGCAGGGCAGCATGGCCAAGCTTCTGTCTGATCTCACAGGGGACAGTGTTAGACCCAAACCTGAGAAATCTCTCTCAAAGTCTCGTTTGGAAGACCATGAAAAGCAGATGCAACCTGAGCTGTTTCCTGGGAGTACTTCAGTAATGACGTACCTTAAAACATTAGAAGTGGATCATATTTTGATAGATCCGGATCTTCAATTCCCAAATAAAATTGGAGAAGTAGAAATGCAAAGTCTGTCCTATGACAAGTTTGCTGCTGAAGGAAGTAAAATTAACAGTACATTCACAGAAGAACAAACATTAGCTCACAGAGGACCACCAGCTCCATTGAAGCAAGATGCAGAAACAGGGAGTGATTCTGGAACTTTACTAGGTGACCAAACCAAGTTAGATGAGACAATTTACATTCCACTGACTAGTAGTGCCTCTAAAAAACAGCAGCCAGTCTCTGGGAGAAGTGGTgtgccaccccagagcagaggggcttgTCAGAGGCTGGATTACCATTCTGAGCTCCCAAGCTCTGTGCAGCAGTATGGATGTGAGGATCCAACTCTACTGGATAAATTAAATGGTGGGCACAGTGTGAAAAAGACTGTGGAAAACATGCTTGAAGTTACAGGGGGTAAAGCAAAGCCAGAAGGAGACAAAGTCCCAGTGAGACCAAGAGGCATTCCAAGTGGGGCTGCAAAAGATTTCATGGATAAACCAGACCAGCCTCAGCCTGGTCCATACCCTTGTGCATCGATGCCATTTCCAGCAGGGGTTTCTCAGAAAACAAGCAGTAAAGCAGCTGATTTTAGCTGCATTTCATTTGAGGATTTCTCAGGGAGGTCTGACTGGAGTGCATCTTCTTTCTCAACATTTACTTCTCGAGATGAAGAGGACTTTAAAAATAGCTTAGCAGCCCTGGATGCCAACATAGCCAGGTTACAAAGGACTCTGCAAAGTAACATTAGAAAACAATGAGTATGAGAAAGCAAAATGGGCTGCAGCTATTTGGATAAATTAAGTTTTTCTGAAGTATATTAAGTATGGTATTGAGATGTATATTTGTATGTAACAGCTTTTCCTAGCTGTCTCAATTATGGATAGAATTTGTTCCTCATTAGGCTGTGGTGCTGTTCCCCTTGATGTGAACAACTTGAAATAGCTggctttttatattaaatagaaatggctttttaaattattatttcttttatacaCTTTACTTGCAAAATTAAATGTACTCGTTtacttgtggtttttttcccttccccaagaACTGTTGTAAGGTGCTGCACATGAGCAAGAGGTTCCACAGGTAGAGACCAGGGAGGAGCAAGTTacagagcagtgctgagagTTACAGTTGCTAAGTCAGGATAATGCTATTCcaaaaataaagacagacaTCACTATGGGATTTTTAGTGTATGATATATCCTATGAAATACATGAAGGGATCCCTTTTCACTCACCACTACtagaagtattttctctttgcaCTTCACTTGAAGGAAGCTGATGAAGTGGAGAATCCAGACAAAGGCAAGAAAATGATCATCAAACTTCCATTGCTTTCTACAGTCCTGTTAAAGGGCATGCTTTTACAAATGTTTGCTTTTATCTAAAGTAAAAGGGGATGTAGTACCAGTGGATaaacacagaacagaaagaTGCTGAGGAAtaggagcagcagagctgacacAAAAGAGACAAAGGAGGCTTTGGCTG belongs to Serinus canaria isolate serCan28SL12 chromosome 7, serCan2020, whole genome shotgun sequence and includes:
- the CCDC14 gene encoding coiled-coil domain-containing protein 14, translated to MAARGAARPRKALSSGRLSGATKLTNGRNQFGLKKGCHSDVEFYSNESANQVDTIHNGLDHCAALLKNILQKEATGRETVHKQPGKTNTFKFTSKPLLTKGNTSKKKGFKRIITPAPIQKEIVPISNRKVASSTTLSAEKELSSAAQNEMVQSVPVPCSEHSPGAYQKMYEHVQTQMSLITGQPPQKSSEIPTVTPSPTSNQGCQNVTVLNCQLPTSTSALSLQHSANPLSTQSGVPVDSANECVPEMGGPVVCPVVSAAPAAAQTQSGTAVPGVFPCTTLGASTPSVPALVPASCAREMAPSQEQQVKEADLMRCIQALLQSHDMLNGRTEQRGHHHCPAKHDGSCDTEEDTPEEHSEDMVSEEDELDVFDVSPVKDTSCKTSCVKKVLKSRKESPEETAHKVRTVKYLMGELRALVTDQGDSEMLRLMSEVEDSVSLLPAVVGSTNIQAEIALALQPLRSENAQLRRRLRILNQQLRDQESIEKTSGKSCNYELVSLQSLNMMLQSQLKESQKGLDSLQAKNEELLKIIESQKEENKHLAKGIQEKEEELLEKKQHYDIHSTKLKIEVEEALGTVKSLQFKLEAAEKENKILGITLRQRDAEVKRLRELTRTLQGSMAKLLSDLTGDSVRPKPEKSLSKSRLEDHEKQMQPELFPGSTSVMTYLKTLEVDHILIDPDLQFPNKIGEVEMQSLSYDKFAAEGSKINSTFTEEQTLAHRGPPAPLKQDAETGSDSGTLLGDQTKLDETIYIPLTSSASKKQQPVSGRSGVPPQSRGACQRLDYHSELPSSVQQYGCEDPTLLDKLNGGHSVKKTVENMLEVTGGKAKPEGDKVPVRPRGIPSGAAKDFMDKPDQPQPGPYPCASMPFPAGVSQKTSSKAADFSCISFEDFSGRSDWSASSFSTFTSRDEEDFKNSLAALDANIARLQRTLQSNIRKQ